The following coding sequences are from one Sesamum indicum cultivar Zhongzhi No. 13 linkage group LG11, S_indicum_v1.0, whole genome shotgun sequence window:
- the LOC105174196 gene encoding uncharacterized protein LOC105174196 — translation MEQNPPGEQSVPQEVTPLTHQQTPLNGGLPSSHQKSLVVPPIGVLPSEAPPQEPMIQLTQEALIALIRDASTRAAAQAVAQFVAQQPVNPPPPSPRRKALPAGLKVSNLSEYDGTGDPQEHLDKFYAKIDWYDLSDVAYCKVFRTTLSKRALAWFNQLPAVTISSLEQLVQRFLHHFSMNKKVPKTGAYLFTIRQRQGETLRDFMQRFVDAVHEVPHVNQELLASIVQQNLQPGRFKESIAGKPPSAMEDLLVRSQKYIRIEESNALDPSLSGKRKGREEEKEPKKKEERKHVPPVGFAHYTPLNAPRGEILMVAEQQGLISQWPTKMKDNPKRLKSDKYCRFHRDRGHTTEECHHLKNEIEKLIQRGHLKERKLE, via the exons ATGGAACAGAACCCCCCTGGTGAACAGTCAGTTCCTCAGGAGGTAACCCCCCTAACACACCAGCAAACACCCCTCAATGGGGGACTCCCCTCGTCACATCAAAAATCTTTGGTCGTGCCCCCAATCGGAGTGCTCCCCTCGGAGGCTCCACCCCAAGAACCGATGATCCAGCTGACACAGGAGGCCTTGATAGCCTTGATACGAGATGCGTCTACACGAGCTGCGGCTCAAGCCGTGGCCCAATTTGTGGCGCAACAACCAGTGAACCCGCCCCCTCCTTCCCCTCGTAGAA AGGCGCTCCCAGCTGGTCTTAAGGTGTCGAATCTGTCGGAGTATGATGGAACGGGAGACCCACAAGAACACTTAGACAAATTTTACGCCAAGATTGATTGGTACGATCTAAGTGACGTCGCTTACTGCAAGGTCTTCCGCACTACGCTGTCAAAACGCGCATTAGCCTGGTTCAACCAACTGCCTGCTGTAACTATTTCTAGCCTCGAGCAATTGGTTCAACGTTTCTTGCACCACTTCTCCATGAACAAAAAGGTCCCAAAAACGGGGGCATATCTATTTACTATCCGTCAGAGGCAAGGCGAGACTCTGAGAGATTTCATGCAAAGGTTCGTAGATGCAGTGCATGAGGTTCCTCATGTTAACCAAGAGTTGTTAGCTAGTATTGTCCAACAGAATCTACAACCGGGAAGATTCAAAGAGTCTATAGCAGGCAAGCCCCCTAGCGCTATGGAAGATTTACTCGTGCGCTCCCAAAAATACATCCGGATTGAGGAGTCTAATGCTTTGGATCCTTCCCTTAGCGGCAAAAGGAAGGGTcgagaagaggaaaaagagccgaaaaagaaagaggaacgCAAGCATGTGCCTCCGGTGGGGTTTGCTCACTATACCCCCTTGAATGCTCCTAGGGGGGAGATATTAATGGTGGCGGAACAGCAAGGACTAATCAGTCAATGGCCGacaaagatgaaagataaccCTAAGAGACTCAAATCCGACAAATATTGTCGTTTTCACCGAGACAGGGGACACACGACGGAGGAATGCCATCACCTGAagaatgagatagaaaaattgatccaGCGGGGACACTTAAAGGA GAGAAAACTCGAGTAG
- the LOC105173934 gene encoding 5-methyltetrahydropteroyltriglutamate--homocysteine methyltransferase gives MASHIVGYPRMGPKRELKFALESFWDGKSSAEELEKVATDLRASIWKQMSDAGIKYIPSNTFSYYDQVLDTTAMLGAVPPRYNWTGGEIGFSTYFSMARGNASVPAMEMTKWFDTNYHFIVPELGPDVNFSYASHKAVNEYKEAKALGVDTVPVLIGPVTYLLLSKPAKGVEKTFPLLSLLDKILPIYKEVIAELKAAGASWIQFDEPTLVLDLESHQLEAFTKAYAELQSSFSGLNVLVETYFADVPAPAFKTLTALSGVTGFGFDLVRGAKTLDLIKSEFPSGKYLFAGVVDGRNIWANDLDASLVTLKSLEGIVGKDKLVVSTSCSLLHTAVDLVNEPKLDSEIKSWLAFAAQKVVEVNALAKALAGQKDEAFFSANAAAQASRKSSPRVTNEAVQKAAAALKGSDHRRATNVSARLDAQQKKLNLPILPTTTIGSFPQTIELRRVRREYKAKKISEEEYIKSIKEEINKVVKLQEDLDIDVLVHGEPERNDMVEYFGEQLSGFAFTANGWVQSYGSRCVKPPIIYGDVSRPKPMTVFWSTAAQSMTKRPMKGMLTGPVTILNWSFVRNDQPRFETCYQIALAIKEEVEDLEKAGITVIQIDEAALREGLPLRKAEHAFYLDWAVHSFRITNCGVQDTTQIHTHMCYSNFNDIIHSIINMDADVITIENSRSDEKLLSVFREGVKYGAGIGPGVYDIHSPRIPSTEEIADRINKMLAVLETNILWVNPDCGLKTRKYTEVKPALENMVAAAKLLRTQLASAK, from the exons ATGGCATCTCACATTGTTGGATACCCCCGTATGGGACCAAAGAGAGAGCTGAAGTTTGCTCTGGAGTCCTTCTGGGATGGCAAGAGCAGTGCCGAGGAATTGGAAAAGGTGGCTACAGACCTCAGGGCATCCATCTGGAAGCAGATGTCTGATGCTGGGATCAAGTACATTCCCAGCAACACATTTTCTTACTATGATCAGGTGCTTGATACAACCGCAATGCTTGGTGCTGTTCCCCCAAGATACAATTGGACTGGTGGTGAGATTGGTTTCTCTACTTACTTCTCCATGGCCAGAGGAAATGCCTCTGTTCCTGCTATGGAGATGACCAAGTGGTTTGACACCAACTA TCACTTCATTGTCCCTGAATTGGGACCTGATGTGAACTTTTCTTATGCTTCACACAAGGCAGTGAATGAATACAAGGAGGCTAAGGCG CTCGGTGTTGACACTGTTCCAGTACTTATTGGCCCTGTCACATACTTGTTACTCTCCAAGCCTGCCAAGGGTGTTGAGAAAACTTTCCCACTTCTTTCGCTTCTTGACAAAATTCTTCCAATCTATAA GGAAGTTATTGCTGAATTGAAGGCAGCAGGAGCTTCATGGATCCAGTTCGATGAACCCACTCTAGTTTTGGATCTTGAGTCTCACCAATTGGAAGCATTCACTAAGGCTTATGCTGAACTACAATCATCTTTCTCTGGGCTCAATGTTCTAGTTGAGACTTACTTTGCTGATGTCCCTGCACCTGCATTCAAAACCCTTACCGCGCTGAGTGGAGTTACtggttttggttttgatttggTCCGTGGAGCTAAGACCCTTGATTTGATTAAGAGCGAATTCCCTTCAGGCAAATATCTTTTTGCTGGAGTGGTTGATGGAAGGAACATCTGGGCTAATGATCTAGATGCTTCTCTCGTCACCCTGAAGTCTCTTGAGGGCATAGTTGGAAAGG ACAAGCTTGTTGTGTCCACTTCCTGCTCGCTCCTCCATACTGCTGTTGATTTGGTAAATGAGCCTAAGCTGGACTCAGAAATCAAATCCTGGCTCGCATTTGCTGCACAAAAAGTAGTTGAAGTAAATGCTCTGGCAAAGGCATTGGCTGGACAGAAGGATGAG GCATTCTTCTCTGCTAATGCTGCTGCTCAGGCTTCAAGGAAATCCTCTCCAAGGGTGACTAATGAAGCTGTCCAAAAGGCT GCTGCTGCTCTGAAGGGCTCTGATCACCGTCGTGCTACAAATGTCAGTGCCAGACTTGATGCTCAACAGAAGAAGCTTAACCTTCCAATCCTCCCAACAACCACCATTGGTTCCTTCCCTCAGACCATAGAACTCAGGAGAGTTCGCCGTGAATACAAGGCCAAGAA GATCTCCGAGGAGGAGTATATTAAGTCTATCAAAGAGGAGATTAACAAAGTTGTCAAGCTTCAGGAAGACCTTGATATTGATGTTCTCGTTCACGGAGAACCAGAG AGGAATGATATGGTTGAGTACTTCGGAGAGCAATTGTCTGGTTTTGCCTTCACTGCTAATGGGTGGGTCCAATCTTATGGATCTCGCTGTGTGAAGCCGCCAATCATTTATGGTGATGTGAGTCGCCCCAAGCCAATGACAGTCTTCTGGTCCACTGCTGCTCAGAGCATGACCAAGCGCCCAATGAAGGGAATGCTTACTGGCCCCGTTACCATTCTCAACTGGTCTTTCGTCAGAAATGACCAACCAAG ATTTGAAACCTGCTACCAGATTGCTCTGGCCATTAAGGAGGAAGTCGAGGATCTTGAGAAGGCTGGCATTACCGTCATCCAAATTGATGAGGCTGCACTGAGGGAAGGGTTGCCTCTCAGGAAGGCTGAGCATGCTTTCTACTTGGACTGGGCGGTCCACTCTTTCAGAATCACCAACTGCGGCGTCCAGGATACAACCCAG ATCCACACCCACATGTGCTACTCCAACTTCAACGACATCATCCACTCCATCATCAACATGGATGCTGATGTGATCACCATTGAGAACTCTCGTTCTGACGAGAAGCTCCTCTCAGTCTTCCGTGAAGGAGTGAAGTACGGTGCTGGAATCGGACCAGGTGTATACGACATCCACTCCCCAAGAATACCCTCAACCGAAGAGATTGCGGACAGAATTAACAAGATGCTTGCTGTGCTGGAAACCAACATTCTGTGGGTGAACCCTGACTGTGGTCTCAAGACTCGCAAGTACACTGAAGTGAAGCCAGCCCTTGAAAACATGGTTGCTGCTGCCAAGCTCCTGAGGACCCAGCTTGCCAGTGCCAAATGA